The following proteins come from a genomic window of Nitrospira sp.:
- a CDS encoding Potassium efflux system KefA protein / Small-conductance mechanosensitive channel, translating into MNVVDTLTHYAVQYGLQAAVAFGILVAGIMASRWAGNFAQQALERQTLEPPLRLLLVRIVKIVVMLFTAMIALQTLGVPIAPLIAGLGVAGVGIGLALQGVLSNVMAGLSIIFSKPYKVGEHISLLGVHGDVVVIDIFTTTLMHADRSRVIIPNRKIVGEILHNFGTIRQLHLTIPVSPNADLDEAMVQVRDVLDRHPSVMKDPVPSVGVSSLGESSLAVAIAVEPWTAAANYSATHGELNKLILQRFQERGIALPSASLTVRMVNG; encoded by the coding sequence ATGAATGTCGTTGATACGCTCACTCACTATGCCGTGCAGTACGGCCTGCAGGCGGCGGTCGCCTTCGGCATCCTTGTCGCCGGCATCATGGCGTCGCGCTGGGCGGGGAATTTTGCACAGCAGGCGCTCGAACGGCAGACCCTTGAGCCTCCGTTGCGGCTGCTTCTGGTTCGCATCGTCAAAATCGTGGTGATGCTGTTTACCGCAATGATCGCCCTCCAGACGCTCGGTGTGCCCATTGCCCCTCTGATTGCCGGCCTCGGAGTCGCGGGAGTGGGTATCGGTTTAGCCTTGCAAGGTGTGCTGAGCAACGTGATGGCCGGGCTCTCGATCATCTTCAGCAAGCCCTATAAAGTCGGCGAGCATATTTCGTTGCTCGGTGTCCACGGTGACGTCGTGGTCATCGATATCTTCACGACGACGCTGATGCATGCGGATCGTTCCCGCGTCATCATCCCCAATCGGAAAATCGTCGGAGAAATTTTGCACAATTTCGGAACAATCCGCCAACTGCATTTGACCATTCCCGTGTCACCGAACGCGGATCTCGATGAGGCCATGGTTCAAGTCCGGGATGTCCTTGATCGACACCCATCGGTCATGAAAGATCCGGTTCCTTCCGTAGGAGTGTCATCTCTTGGGGAGTCCTCTCTGGCGGTGGCTATTGCCGTAGAACCGTGGACGGCTGCGGCAAATTACAGTGCGACTCACGGCGAGTTGAACAAATTGATTCTTCAACGATTTCAAGAACGAGGCATCGCGCTTCCTTCTGCAAGTCTTACCGTCCGCATGGTGAACGGATAG